In Zea mays cultivar B73 chromosome 7, Zm-B73-REFERENCE-NAM-5.0, whole genome shotgun sequence, the following proteins share a genomic window:
- the LOC103632212 gene encoding 40S ribosomal protein S15a-1, which translates to MVRVSVVNDALKSMYNAEKIGKRQVMIRPASKVIIKFLTVMQRHGYISEFEYLDDHRGGKIVMELNGRLNKCGVISPRFDVGVKEIEGWTTRLLPSRQFGYIVLTTYVGIMDHEEARRKNVGGRVLGFFY; encoded by the exons ATGGTGAGGGTCAGCGTAGTCAATGATGCGCTCAAGTCCATGTACAATGCTGAAAAGATAGGGAAACGTCAGGTCATGATCAGACCGGCATCCAAGGTGATCATCAAGTTCCTGACAGTCATGCAGCGCCATG GCTACATTAGCGAGTTCGAGTACCTTGATGACCACAGAGGTGGGAAGATCGTGATGGAGCTGAATGGCAGGCTGAATAAATGTGGTGTTATTAGCCCACGATTTGATGTAGGTGTTAAGGAGATCGAGGGATGGACGACGAGGCTTCTTCCATCTCGCCAG TTTGGCTACATTGTCCTAACAACTTATGTTGGAATTATGGACCATGAGGAGGCCCGCCGTAAGAATGTTGGTGGCAGGGTTCTAGGTTTCTTCTACTAA